Proteins from a single region of Nitrososphaerota archaeon:
- the hutU gene encoding urocanate hydratase: MQKHVVRAPRGTVISCKSWHQEAALRMLMNNLDPEVARDPDRLIVYGGTGRAARSWKAFDAIVKSLKELENDETLIVQSGKPVGIFKTTAAAPRVLISNAMLVPKWADWAYFRELEERGLTMFGQMTAGSWMYIGTQGILQGTYETLAAVAAKHFGGSLKGRITLTSGLGEMGGAQPLAVTMNDGVALVVEVDRRAIQRRLDKKYCDLVVEDVKEAVGLARDAAKEGRAVSVALLGNSAEVLPELLESGLKPDIITDQTSAHDPLSGYIPEGMGMKEADALRASDPKRYVELSMASIAKHVRAMLGFQSRGAVAFEYGNNIRKMAKDAGVDDPFRIPGFVPEYIRPLFCEGRGPFRWVALSGNPDDIYATDEAVIREFGENQSLVRWINKAHARVEFQGLPSRVCWLGYGERARFGKIINAMVRDGTVSAPVIIGRDHLDSGSVASPYRETEGMKDGSDAIADWPILNALLNAVSGASWVSVHHGGGVGIGYSIHAGLAVLADGTPEAEARIGLALTNDPGLGVARHVDAGYDEAVRTARTKGVRVPMLEG, from the coding sequence ATGCAGAAGCACGTGGTCAGGGCTCCCAGAGGCACGGTGATTTCATGCAAGAGCTGGCATCAGGAAGCTGCTCTTCGCATGCTCATGAACAACCTTGACCCCGAGGTTGCCAGGGACCCGGACCGCCTCATCGTCTACGGCGGGACAGGGAGGGCCGCCCGCTCATGGAAAGCGTTCGACGCGATTGTGAAATCCTTGAAGGAGTTGGAGAACGACGAGACGCTAATCGTGCAGTCGGGGAAGCCAGTCGGGATTTTCAAGACTACCGCTGCCGCTCCCAGGGTGCTGATTTCGAACGCGATGCTAGTCCCCAAATGGGCGGACTGGGCATATTTCAGGGAGCTGGAGGAGCGCGGGCTCACTATGTTCGGCCAGATGACGGCCGGGAGCTGGATGTATATTGGTACCCAGGGGATACTTCAGGGGACCTACGAGACGCTCGCCGCCGTCGCGGCGAAGCATTTCGGCGGGTCTCTCAAGGGCCGGATAACTCTGACATCGGGCCTGGGAGAGATGGGGGGCGCGCAACCTCTCGCCGTGACCATGAACGACGGCGTCGCCCTGGTGGTCGAAGTGGACAGAAGAGCGATTCAACGGAGGCTTGACAAGAAGTACTGCGACCTGGTCGTGGAGGATGTGAAGGAAGCGGTCGGGTTGGCTAGAGACGCCGCCAAGGAAGGAAGGGCTGTGTCGGTAGCCCTCTTGGGCAACTCCGCCGAGGTCCTCCCGGAGCTCCTCGAGTCGGGGCTCAAACCTGACATCATAACCGACCAGACCTCCGCCCATGACCCCCTTTCGGGCTACATCCCGGAGGGGATGGGCATGAAAGAGGCAGACGCCCTCAGGGCGTCTGATCCCAAGAGGTATGTCGAGCTGTCCATGGCCTCGATCGCGAAGCACGTCAGGGCTATGCTCGGCTTCCAGAGTCGGGGGGCAGTAGCCTTCGAGTACGGCAACAACATCAGGAAGATGGCAAAGGACGCGGGCGTCGACGACCCGTTCAGGATACCTGGCTTCGTGCCCGAATACATCAGACCGCTCTTCTGCGAGGGCCGGGGGCCCTTCAGGTGGGTGGCCCTCTCGGGGAACCCGGATGACATCTATGCAACGGACGAGGCTGTGATTCGGGAGTTCGGAGAAAACCAATCACTCGTCCGATGGATTAACAAGGCGCACGCCAGAGTAGAGTTCCAGGGGCTCCCTTCGCGGGTATGCTGGCTCGGCTACGGAGAGAGGGCGAGGTTCGGGAAGATCATCAACGCCATGGTCAGGGACGGCACCGTCTCAGCACCGGTGATAATCGGGAGAGACCACCTGGACTCGGGGTCGGTCGCCTCTCCGTATCGGGAGACAGAAGGGATGAAGGATGGGTCCGATGCTATAGCTGACTGGCCCATACTCAACGCGCTCCTCAACGCCGTCTCAGGCGCCTCCTGGGTGTCGGTCCACCACGGAGGAGGGGTAGGTATCGGGTACTCCATCCATGCAGGGCTAGCCGTGCTCGCGGACGGGACCCCCGAGGCTGAGGCTAGAATAGGACTGGCCCTAACAAACGACCCGGGGCTAGGGGTAGCAAGGCACGTGGACGCGGGCTACGACGAAGCGGTCAGGACCGCCAGGACGAAGGGGGTCAGAGTCCCGATGCTGGAAGGGTAG
- a CDS encoding imidazolonepropionase, with protein sequence MVDLAVIHAGELVTCGSTGDTPEESLGLIEDGALSVDDGRVSWVGTTKEYDRKGLKARRTVDARGNLVTPGLVDPHTHLLYAGSREDELERKVAGESYKAILASGGGITRTVRETRKASSEEIARESGGRLAQLLRNGVTTAEVKTGYGQSMEGELKILEAVGLLRRTSRVELVPTFLGLHATPPEFRKAGDYVNYVVKEVLPAIASAETKCAFSDCFCEDGVFSRQECGTYLKASKASGFRLKIHADEFADSGGASLAAELGCTSADHLGSSDPAGIEALAEKEVAAVLLPWTSLSSSIPFADARSIIESGCRVALGTDLSPNSWVESPQLVMSLACAGMKMTPAEALLGFTVNAARAIERRDLGVLTEGSSADFVVYSLPSYRFLPYRIGGQYVESVFKKGEAVFGPG encoded by the coding sequence ATGGTCGACCTTGCAGTGATTCATGCAGGGGAGCTGGTGACATGCGGGAGCACGGGAGACACACCTGAGGAATCGCTCGGACTCATCGAGGACGGAGCGCTCTCCGTCGATGACGGGAGGGTCTCCTGGGTGGGCACCACGAAAGAGTATGATCGGAAAGGGCTGAAGGCGAGGCGGACCGTCGACGCCCGAGGAAACCTCGTCACCCCTGGCCTTGTGGACCCCCACACCCATCTGCTCTACGCCGGGAGCAGGGAAGACGAACTCGAGCGGAAGGTCGCAGGCGAGAGCTACAAGGCCATCCTGGCCAGTGGGGGAGGGATAACGAGGACGGTGAGGGAGACGAGGAAAGCCTCTTCCGAGGAAATCGCCAGGGAGTCAGGGGGCCGCCTGGCCCAGCTCCTGAGGAACGGGGTCACCACCGCCGAAGTGAAGACCGGATACGGGCAGAGCATGGAGGGGGAGCTGAAGATACTCGAGGCCGTAGGGCTGCTGAGAAGGACATCCAGAGTAGAGCTGGTCCCGACGTTTCTCGGCCTGCACGCGACTCCTCCCGAGTTCCGGAAGGCGGGCGACTATGTCAACTACGTCGTCAAAGAGGTCCTCCCCGCCATCGCTTCGGCCGAGACCAAGTGTGCCTTTTCAGACTGTTTCTGCGAGGACGGGGTATTCTCACGTCAGGAGTGCGGGACCTATCTCAAGGCGTCCAAAGCATCCGGGTTCAGGCTGAAAATCCACGCCGACGAGTTCGCAGACTCCGGGGGGGCCTCGCTTGCCGCGGAGCTCGGGTGCACCTCGGCAGACCATCTGGGGAGTAGTGACCCGGCCGGAATCGAGGCCCTGGCCGAAAAAGAGGTGGCGGCCGTGCTGCTCCCCTGGACCTCCCTGTCGTCCTCCATACCGTTCGCGGACGCCCGTTCCATCATCGAGTCAGGGTGCAGGGTAGCCCTGGGGACGGACCTCAGCCCTAACTCCTGGGTCGAGTCACCACAGCTTGTCATGAGCCTCGCCTGCGCCGGGATGAAGATGACTCCGGCAGAGGCCCTCCTGGGGTTCACCGTCAACGCGGCCAGGGCTATTGAGAGGCGAGACCTGGGCGTCCTGACCGAGGGTTCGTCGGCTGATTTCGTCGTCTACTCGCTCCCGAGTTACAGGTTCCTCCCCTACCGGATAGGCGGGCAGTACGTGGAGTCTGTCTTCAAGAAGGGGGAAGCCGTCTTCGGACCAGGCTAG
- a CDS encoding phosphate uptake regulator PhoU produces MKAEFGKQDFRKVQKTGGDSFVVSLPKSWVTDVGLRAKDPVAVLVQPDSSLLIVPRRDIRTAPKSEAILEAQGLDKDFLLRHFISYYLAGYDTIRIVLGRGDSSLRAFIREGIRRKLVGVEIIEESSGGILTQCLSGYVDLPLKKAFERMAIIAGGMLTDSVLVLQGGNTAMAEEVIERDDEVDRFYHFLLRQLNIAARDRSVIQEIGLTSTRDCLGYRLAVKSAERVADHAVGIATQAENLLTLPEGAVKKIQEITAISKKVFDSSVSSLVRLDAKTAEEAIAKSKEVAAMEGKISSEILAPKMSGAQVGSLKLMLESIRRTAEYGSDIAEIAIDLTVTEPKAM; encoded by the coding sequence TTGAAGGCTGAATTTGGAAAGCAGGATTTCAGGAAGGTCCAGAAGACAGGGGGAGACAGTTTCGTCGTCTCCCTTCCAAAGAGCTGGGTGACGGACGTCGGATTGAGGGCAAAGGACCCTGTGGCGGTGCTGGTCCAGCCTGACTCGTCGCTGCTCATCGTCCCCAGACGAGATATCAGGACGGCCCCCAAGTCTGAAGCAATCCTTGAGGCGCAGGGTCTGGACAAAGACTTCCTTCTTAGACACTTCATCTCGTACTACCTAGCAGGATACGACACAATCAGGATCGTCCTTGGAAGGGGAGACTCCTCTCTGAGGGCGTTCATCCGTGAGGGAATACGGAGAAAGCTGGTAGGGGTTGAGATAATAGAGGAGTCGTCCGGAGGGATACTCACACAGTGCCTCTCTGGGTACGTGGACCTCCCCCTCAAGAAGGCGTTCGAGCGCATGGCCATAATCGCCGGAGGAATGCTCACCGATTCCGTTTTGGTCCTGCAGGGGGGAAATACGGCGATGGCCGAAGAGGTCATCGAGAGAGACGATGAGGTGGACAGGTTCTACCACTTCCTCCTAAGACAGTTAAACATCGCTGCGAGGGATAGGTCAGTGATTCAGGAGATAGGACTGACCTCAACCAGGGACTGTCTCGGCTACAGGCTCGCTGTCAAGAGCGCGGAGAGGGTGGCAGACCACGCCGTGGGCATCGCCACCCAGGCTGAGAACCTCTTGACTCTCCCTGAGGGGGCAGTAAAGAAGATCCAGGAGATTACAGCCATTTCAAAGAAGGTCTTCGACAGCTCCGTCTCTTCGCTGGTAAGGCTGGACGCCAAGACAGCCGAAGAAGCCATAGCGAAGTCGAAAGAAGTCGCCGCGATGGAAGGCAAGATCAGCAGCGAGATTCTCGCGCCAAAAATGAGCGGGGCTCAGGTTGGATCCCTGAAGCTCATGCTTGAGAGCATACGGAGGACCGCGGAATATGGTTCCGACATTGCGGAGATTGCGATCGACTTGACTGTGACAGAGCCGAAGGCGATGTAG
- a CDS encoding hydroxymethylglutaryl-CoA reductase, degradative has product MRLYRLYSQAQGRSEKMTTSSELQGFYKLSMEDRRRVLKEETSLSDEEVRAIANTGGLSAETADHMIENVVGGYTYPLGIATNFRINGKDYLVPMALEEPSVVAAASNAAKMARVKGGFKVTNTGPVMIGQVQVVNVPSPEEAKTKLLARKQELLKKANDQDPMLVSLGGGAKDLNVKVLSSLKGPMVIAELIVNTGDAMGANAVNTMAEAVAPMVEEITGGRVFLRIISNLADRRLVRATAVFDKEAVGGEDVVDGVVYAYAFADADPYRCATHNKGVMNGVVAVGIACGQDIRALEAGAHSFASRKGVYKPLTVWEKNEEGDLVGTLEMPMAVGLVGGAARTHPAARADIKVLGVKTAIELAEVMGAVGLAQNFAALRALANEGIQRGHMKLHSRNVAISAGATGELVDIVAQRMVEERKIRFDRAKELVAELSSKTG; this is encoded by the coding sequence ATGCGACTTTATCGATTATATAGCCAGGCACAAGGACGCAGCGAGAAGATGACCACGAGCTCCGAGCTCCAGGGGTTCTACAAGCTCTCCATGGAGGACAGAAGGAGGGTGTTGAAGGAGGAGACGTCGCTTTCAGACGAGGAAGTCAGGGCCATCGCTAACACCGGCGGGCTGTCAGCCGAGACGGCCGACCACATGATCGAGAACGTGGTGGGGGGATACACGTATCCCCTTGGTATTGCTACAAACTTCAGGATCAACGGGAAAGACTATCTGGTCCCCATGGCTCTCGAGGAGCCATCTGTGGTGGCTGCAGCGAGCAACGCGGCCAAGATGGCCAGGGTGAAGGGCGGGTTCAAGGTCACAAACACAGGACCCGTGATGATAGGCCAAGTCCAGGTCGTGAACGTCCCCAGCCCCGAGGAAGCGAAGACGAAGCTTCTCGCCCGGAAGCAGGAACTTCTGAAGAAAGCGAATGACCAGGACCCTATGCTCGTCTCCCTTGGCGGAGGGGCGAAGGACCTGAACGTCAAGGTGCTTTCCAGTCTCAAAGGACCCATGGTTATAGCCGAGCTCATCGTCAACACCGGAGACGCCATGGGAGCGAACGCGGTCAACACCATGGCCGAGGCGGTAGCGCCAATGGTGGAGGAAATCACCGGCGGGAGGGTCTTCCTCAGGATAATATCCAACCTGGCCGACAGAAGGCTGGTCCGTGCCACCGCGGTGTTCGACAAGGAGGCGGTGGGGGGCGAGGACGTCGTGGACGGGGTGGTGTACGCTTACGCCTTCGCAGACGCCGACCCCTACAGGTGTGCGACTCACAACAAGGGGGTCATGAACGGCGTAGTCGCGGTGGGGATCGCGTGTGGGCAGGACATACGGGCGCTCGAGGCGGGAGCGCATAGCTTCGCGTCAAGGAAGGGGGTCTACAAGCCACTCACGGTCTGGGAGAAGAACGAGGAAGGGGACCTAGTTGGAACTCTCGAGATGCCCATGGCGGTCGGCCTTGTAGGCGGGGCTGCGAGGACTCATCCTGCCGCCAGGGCGGACATCAAGGTCCTCGGCGTCAAGACAGCAATAGAGCTTGCGGAGGTCATGGGGGCTGTGGGTCTAGCCCAGAACTTCGCCGCTCTTAGGGCGCTTGCGAACGAAGGGATCCAGAGGGGCCACATGAAACTACATAGCCGAAACGTCGCCATATCTGCCGGGGCCACGGGCGAACTGGTGGACATCGTCGCCCAGAGAATGGTCGAGGAGAGGAAGATAAGGTTCGACAGAGCCAAAGAGCTTGTGGCCGAGCTGTCGAGTAAGACTGGCTGA
- a CDS encoding CBS domain-containing protein yields MTQEDPVVRDVMSKTAITVELNASAKECARAMANKGVGCAVITQGGSAIGIVTERDLVSKVMAESIEAKKVLVRDIMSTPLITIGPDAPLTGAAEMMTRYRVRRLVVVDDEGALVGVITTGDIARSLAERQGYREATLNAMARYSEGKLENGPYQ; encoded by the coding sequence ATGACGCAGGAAGATCCGGTGGTGCGGGACGTGATGTCAAAGACAGCGATAACCGTGGAGCTGAACGCCAGCGCGAAGGAGTGCGCCAGGGCGATGGCGAACAAAGGGGTGGGCTGTGCCGTCATCACGCAGGGCGGGTCAGCCATTGGGATAGTAACAGAGAGGGACCTTGTGTCCAAGGTTATGGCCGAGTCCATCGAGGCGAAGAAAGTGCTAGTCCGTGACATAATGTCGACCCCCCTGATAACAATCGGGCCTGATGCGCCCCTGACAGGGGCGGCCGAGATGATGACAAGGTACAGGGTGAGGAGGCTCGTGGTGGTGGACGACGAAGGCGCTCTAGTGGGGGTGATTACGACCGGCGACATCGCGAGATCGCTGGCGGAGAGGCAAGGTTACAGGGAAGCAACCCTGAACGCGATGGCTAGGTACAGCGAAGGGAAGTTGGAGAACGGGCCTTACCAGTAG
- a CDS encoding DedA family protein gives MQKGRRYLGSMVPRNKYLLAASFVVLVVGALEATDLIDLPFGSWFQFLGGSIFSSATLNAFMSKYGYASLFGLMALESASLPVPSEVVLPLAGYFVRLGVLNNFWVAVGVSTLGGLVGALVDYFLAIWLGRPFVAGLLRLFRMHRDVLDRAEAWFGRSAQWTVFAARFVPGLRTVISLPAGLFEMDLATFAAMTLAGSFAWSVVLIYAGFLAGSVSGTGFASSSVVVDGLSGILAAISAGYIGFYIYSASHRAGTEPTLPASGL, from the coding sequence TTGCAGAAGGGTCGCAGGTACCTCGGTTCGATGGTCCCGAGGAACAAGTATCTTCTGGCCGCTTCGTTCGTGGTGTTAGTCGTCGGAGCGCTGGAGGCGACAGACCTGATTGACCTGCCGTTCGGGAGCTGGTTCCAGTTCCTGGGCGGATCGATTTTTTCTTCGGCCACCCTGAACGCCTTCATGTCAAAGTATGGATATGCCAGCCTCTTCGGCCTGATGGCGCTTGAGAGTGCATCGCTCCCTGTCCCTAGCGAAGTCGTCCTCCCCCTGGCGGGGTATTTCGTCCGCCTCGGTGTGCTGAACAACTTCTGGGTCGCCGTAGGGGTCAGCACCCTGGGCGGCCTCGTCGGTGCGCTTGTGGACTACTTCCTAGCAATCTGGTTAGGGAGGCCTTTCGTGGCCGGCCTCCTCAGGCTCTTCAGGATGCATAGGGACGTCCTCGACAGGGCAGAGGCCTGGTTCGGACGGTCTGCCCAGTGGACGGTCTTCGCTGCAAGGTTCGTTCCTGGGCTGAGGACGGTGATCTCCCTTCCAGCAGGGCTGTTCGAGATGGACCTTGCGACGTTCGCGGCCATGACCTTGGCGGGGAGCTTTGCATGGTCCGTGGTGCTGATTTACGCAGGGTTCCTGGCAGGCTCGGTTTCGGGAACGGGGTTCGCTTCTTCTTCGGTGGTGGTCGACGGGCTCTCTGGGATTCTGGCGGCCATCTCAGCCGGTTACATCGGGTTCTACATCTACTCGGCGTCCCACAGGGCTGGAACGGAGCCTACCCTTCCAGCATCGGGACTCTGA
- a CDS encoding M48 family metalloprotease: protein MGATTYAKIAALFFILTGLLMAIGYVVGWYFFGDPVLFVGLALALAAVINFVSYYYSDSLVLKMSKAKIIQEQENPALFRAVRNVAQKANIPMPKVGIVDSPQPNAFATGRGPKKAVVCATSSILQTLSPDELEAVIGHEIGHVVHRDVLMSSVAATLAGAVSYIGQIAMFSMIFGGGGKNRNGGSPLAFLAIILVPLGATFVQLGISRNDEYSADEYGAKLTRNPAGLVSALEKISSKAQTKPIATRQSQAPSPATASLWIVNPFRGSSLVEMFSTHPSLTHRVERLRKIGHEMNVYVP from the coding sequence ATGGGAGCGACGACGTATGCGAAGATTGCGGCCCTCTTTTTCATCCTCACCGGGTTACTGATGGCGATAGGGTACGTCGTCGGGTGGTATTTCTTTGGCGACCCGGTGTTGTTCGTTGGGCTCGCCCTGGCGCTGGCAGCGGTCATCAACTTCGTCTCCTACTACTATAGCGACTCGCTCGTCCTCAAGATGAGCAAGGCGAAGATAATACAGGAGCAAGAAAACCCGGCCCTTTTCAGGGCGGTCAGGAACGTTGCGCAGAAGGCGAACATCCCCATGCCGAAGGTAGGGATAGTCGACTCCCCCCAGCCTAACGCCTTTGCCACCGGTAGAGGACCGAAGAAGGCGGTCGTATGCGCCACGTCGAGTATCCTTCAGACCCTAAGCCCTGACGAGTTGGAGGCTGTGATAGGCCATGAGATTGGTCACGTGGTTCACAGGGACGTACTCATGTCGAGCGTCGCCGCGACTTTGGCTGGCGCCGTATCCTACATAGGTCAGATAGCGATGTTCTCGATGATCTTCGGCGGAGGGGGGAAGAACAGGAACGGAGGGTCTCCCCTCGCGTTCCTTGCAATCATCCTTGTCCCGCTGGGGGCCACGTTCGTCCAGCTTGGCATAAGCCGGAACGACGAGTACAGCGCGGACGAATATGGGGCCAAGTTGACGAGGAACCCGGCAGGGCTGGTGAGCGCACTGGAGAAGATCAGCTCCAAGGCTCAGACAAAACCCATTGCCACGAGGCAGTCCCAGGCACCATCTCCGGCGACGGCTTCGCTCTGGATTGTGAACCCGTTCCGGGGGAGTTCCTTAGTGGAAATGTTCTCGACGCACCCTTCCCTCACTCACCGGGTGGAAAGGCTCAGGAAGATTGGGCACGAAATGAACGTCTACGTCCCCTAG
- a CDS encoding APC family permease, whose amino-acid sequence MKPKVRTAALALKVGASAMGVLMVCVAIGYVYDELTFLTGVGSTNIGDVVAVLAAVALALCGSALIAQLPESFRVKFRRLPAMAGRRRPVYGFGTMLAIGLGATLGSPLFILIPENVIQYEVISIASLLLATLLSVGMAKVYANMYRTSKGLGVEGVGGPSFTKIAVGTRSVRYFVSRLSMWISNTALAAYTKIVFLIFVLDPRYLPAILAAYGVAPFYASVTVYTVAGAFVGWTVLNIVFEQKYLRLLGLFQVLMTGALVLILIYHSIVLGSTGSWNISGLLNRGLGIGWIPALAVNTGYLYLLFFGFQEIQAMERDAVERSGVPILSWVKKGFTLDKTTYFEVAMVLSVVLASAVNILYGLAVYASHTPLQGSAIPALYLAGVLLGPGQELLVAIAFLIATVTTFVPAFLAAARHLEALGEDGYMPKSLANLSWMFTLVAIFLLAAGNQGFLVDITDFMVLVSLGIISLSAYWLKPNLVTGLRVGKALPLVIGVSCFVFGSAVYAVNPSVVVFGSIAVIFAYLIFDIIELGSLGAQIFLSIFGFVSLTLLTAFKHSIYPGGVLGLVSRPLGADPNSLLVWGLIVSSLLLAANVLLDVGVLRRTAVR is encoded by the coding sequence ATGAAGCCAAAGGTAAGAACTGCCGCTCTTGCCCTGAAGGTTGGCGCGTCAGCCATGGGAGTGCTGATGGTGTGCGTCGCCATCGGGTACGTGTATGATGAGCTTACGTTCCTAACCGGGGTCGGGAGCACCAACATCGGGGACGTGGTGGCTGTCCTGGCGGCGGTAGCGTTGGCCTTGTGCGGATCTGCTCTAATAGCCCAGCTTCCCGAATCCTTTCGGGTGAAGTTCAGACGGCTCCCTGCTATGGCAGGGAGGAGGAGACCGGTCTATGGCTTCGGGACGATGCTCGCGATAGGGTTGGGGGCGACCCTGGGGTCTCCCCTTTTCATCCTGATTCCTGAGAACGTCATCCAGTACGAAGTCATCTCCATCGCCTCCCTGTTGCTCGCCACCCTGCTCTCCGTAGGGATGGCGAAGGTCTACGCGAACATGTACCGGACGTCGAAGGGCCTCGGAGTCGAAGGGGTAGGGGGCCCTTCTTTCACCAAAATCGCAGTAGGGACGAGGAGCGTGCGGTACTTCGTTTCACGCCTTTCCATGTGGATCTCCAACACCGCGCTCGCCGCGTACACGAAGATTGTTTTCCTCATCTTCGTTCTCGACCCGCGTTACCTCCCTGCGATACTCGCCGCGTATGGCGTTGCCCCCTTCTACGCCTCGGTCACCGTCTACACGGTGGCTGGAGCCTTCGTCGGCTGGACGGTGCTGAATATAGTGTTCGAACAGAAGTACCTGAGGCTACTGGGGCTCTTTCAAGTGCTGATGACCGGGGCCCTCGTGCTAATCCTCATTTACCACAGCATTGTCCTGGGCTCGACAGGTTCCTGGAACATCTCGGGCCTGCTCAACAGAGGGCTCGGAATCGGGTGGATCCCGGCGCTGGCAGTCAATACAGGGTACCTTTACCTCCTCTTTTTCGGGTTCCAAGAGATTCAGGCCATGGAGAGGGACGCAGTGGAACGGTCGGGGGTCCCCATCCTGTCGTGGGTCAAGAAAGGGTTCACGCTCGACAAGACGACGTATTTCGAGGTTGCGATGGTACTGAGCGTGGTCCTAGCTTCAGCGGTGAACATACTCTATGGGCTCGCCGTGTACGCATCCCACACGCCTCTTCAGGGGTCCGCCATCCCTGCCCTCTATCTGGCCGGAGTTCTGCTCGGTCCAGGCCAGGAGCTCCTCGTAGCGATCGCCTTTCTGATCGCCACGGTGACCACGTTTGTGCCTGCATTTCTGGCTGCGGCGAGACACCTGGAAGCCTTGGGTGAGGACGGCTACATGCCGAAGAGCCTGGCGAACCTGTCATGGATGTTCACTCTGGTCGCCATATTCCTCCTTGCCGCAGGAAACCAAGGCTTCCTTGTGGACATAACCGACTTCATGGTCCTCGTCAGCCTCGGTATAATCAGCCTGTCTGCATACTGGCTCAAGCCGAATCTCGTAACCGGGCTCAGAGTCGGGAAGGCCCTCCCGCTCGTGATCGGGGTCAGCTGCTTTGTCTTCGGGAGCGCCGTCTACGCGGTCAACCCGTCAGTGGTGGTCTTCGGTTCAATAGCGGTGATTTTCGCGTATCTCATCTTCGACATAATCGAGCTGGGGTCGCTTGGAGCCCAGATCTTCCTTTCCATCTTTGGATTCGTCTCGCTGACCTTGCTGACCGCATTCAAACACTCGATCTATCCGGGAGGCGTGCTCGGACTCGTATCACGTCCCCTCGGAGCTGACCCCAACTCCCTGCTCGTCTGGGGTCTCATCGTGTCCTCCCTCCTCCTTGCCGCCAACGTGCTGCTCGACGTCGGAGTCCTCAGGAGGACGGCCGTTAGATGA
- a CDS encoding Hsp20/alpha crystallin family protein, with protein MEDDGRDEWPARRRRGSPFGPWGFPDIDEMMKEMERAFSEQFKDLEKEFPKSLVRESKTPEGGVKKEIGPIVYGYSVTIGPDGKPVVREFGNVRSGAGKSLKAVQDRREPLVDVVSSGKEVRVIAEMPGVRKEDIDLTVSEKSMVISVQTEGRGYYKELELPDMVDPKGARSTYNNGILEVTVPKSEKGGVKLRVE; from the coding sequence ATGGAGGACGATGGAAGGGACGAGTGGCCAGCCAGGAGGCGCAGGGGTTCACCCTTCGGTCCCTGGGGTTTCCCAGACATCGACGAGATGATGAAAGAGATGGAAAGGGCGTTCTCAGAACAGTTCAAGGATCTCGAAAAGGAGTTTCCGAAGAGCTTGGTGAGAGAATCGAAGACTCCTGAAGGTGGGGTGAAGAAGGAAATCGGACCCATAGTCTATGGATACTCGGTCACCATCGGACCCGACGGCAAACCTGTGGTGAGGGAATTCGGCAACGTAAGGAGCGGCGCAGGGAAGTCTTTGAAGGCGGTCCAAGACAGGAGGGAGCCCCTCGTCGACGTAGTCAGCTCAGGCAAAGAGGTGCGGGTCATAGCAGAGATGCCCGGGGTGAGGAAGGAAGACATCGACCTAACCGTGAGCGAGAAGTCCATGGTGATCTCAGTCCAGACAGAAGGTAGGGGGTACTACAAGGAGCTGGAGTTACCGGATATGGTGGACCCGAAGGGGGCGAGGTCTACCTACAACAACGGAATTCTGGAGGTCACGGTGCCCAAGTCCGAGAAGGGCGGCGTGAAGCTGAGGGTCGAATAG